In one Neobacillus sp. CF12 genomic region, the following are encoded:
- a CDS encoding D-alanyl-D-alanine carboxypeptidase family protein: protein MLMFFSLFTGLNKVEAETAPINVNADGAILVDAETGKVLYEKNADSVLGIASMTKMMTEYILLDAIKSGKVKWDQEYSVSEVVYDVSQDRSLSNVPLRADGKYNVRELYEAMVIYSANGTTIALAEIIAGSESNFVKLMNEKGKELGLADFKFVNSTGLNNVDYKGLHPEGTEATEENVMSARAVAQLAFHLINEFPDVLKTASTPKMTFREGTDDQIKMENWNWMLPSLVFGYEGMDGLKTGTTDFAGYCFAGTAMRDGKRYITVVQNAKDSEGKGSYEARFGETRKMLDFAFGNFTKEEIFPKNYQVKKQKTVPVTKGKEDNVKIHTKEAINMVVLNGQKENYQPILVLDKKKVNKNGELTAPIKKGDKIGTLTIEPKNGEKLSFLTAEGQKKVQVDVIAAEDVEKSNWFVLMMRGIGGFFGSLWDGISSTVKGWF, encoded by the coding sequence ATGCTCATGTTTTTTAGCCTCTTTACAGGCTTAAATAAGGTAGAAGCAGAAACTGCACCAATAAATGTTAATGCAGATGGAGCTATTTTAGTAGATGCAGAAACAGGTAAGGTCTTGTATGAAAAGAATGCTGATAGTGTACTAGGAATCGCTAGTATGACAAAGATGATGACGGAATATATTCTGTTAGATGCAATTAAAAGTGGTAAGGTGAAATGGGATCAAGAGTATTCAGTAAGTGAGGTTGTCTACGACGTTTCTCAAGATCGCAGTCTTTCTAATGTTCCTCTAAGAGCAGACGGTAAGTACAATGTCCGTGAGTTATACGAAGCAATGGTCATTTACTCTGCAAATGGTACAACCATAGCCCTTGCAGAAATTATTGCTGGTTCGGAGTCAAATTTTGTTAAGTTGATGAATGAAAAAGGTAAAGAGTTAGGATTAGCAGATTTTAAATTTGTTAATTCCACTGGTTTGAATAATGTGGATTACAAAGGATTGCATCCGGAAGGAACAGAAGCAACAGAAGAGAATGTTATGTCTGCACGTGCGGTTGCTCAATTGGCCTTCCACTTAATTAATGAGTTTCCTGATGTATTAAAAACAGCAAGTACCCCTAAAATGACGTTTAGAGAAGGTACTGATGACCAGATTAAGATGGAAAACTGGAATTGGATGTTACCAAGTTTAGTTTTTGGCTATGAAGGTATGGACGGCCTTAAGACAGGAACAACTGACTTTGCGGGCTACTGCTTTGCTGGTACAGCTATGAGAGACGGAAAACGTTATATCACAGTTGTTCAAAATGCGAAGGACTCAGAAGGTAAAGGAAGCTATGAGGCACGTTTCGGTGAAACTCGAAAAATGCTTGATTTCGCTTTCGGCAACTTTACAAAAGAAGAAATCTTTCCAAAGAATTATCAGGTGAAGAAGCAAAAAACTGTACCTGTTACGAAAGGGAAAGAAGACAATGTTAAGATTCATACAAAAGAAGCGATTAACATGGTAGTGTTAAATGGGCAAAAGGAAAATTATCAACCTATATTGGTTCTAGATAAAAAGAAAGTCAATAAAAATGGTGAATTGACAGCTCCAATTAAAAAAGGTGATAAAATTGGTACGTTAACCATTGAGCCTAAAAATGGAGAGAAACTTAGTTTCTTAACAGCAGAGGGGCAAAAGAAGGTTCAAGTAGATGTGATTGCGGCTGAAGATGTAGAGAAGTCCAATTGGTTTGTTTTAATGATGAGAGGAATTGGCGGATTCTTTGGAAGTCTATGGGACGGCATCTCCTCTACGGTTAAAGGCTGGTTTTAA
- the dnaX gene encoding DNA polymerase III subunit gamma/tau, which yields MAYQALYRVWRPQAFIDVVGQEHVTKTLQNALLQQKISHAYLFNGPRGTGKTSAAKILAKAVNCERAPISEPCNECAACKGITNGTISDVLEFDAASNSRVEEMRDVLDKVKFAPTSVKYKVYIIDEVHMLSISAFNALLKTLEEPPKHVIFILATTEPHKIPLTIISRCQRFDFRRITAQSIVNRMKLIVDETGVNCEEDALKMIARAAEGGMRDALSLLDQAISFSQEVVTVEDALTVTGSVSQGFLNKLARAVLEKDVASGLEALEELLFHGKDPSRFIEDFILYYRDMLLYKTAPNLEESLDRVLLDEEFRQIAEAVPYDQIYQLIELLNKTQQDMRWTNHPRIFLEVAIVKLCQTEGKQVEQLPSGQIAQLLTKIEHLEHEVQQLKTNGPVVVGEAAPQTTQKPAQRSSRKGFQPAVGRINEVLKNATKNDLTQIKSRWGEMRGRLMKSHAALLNEAEPAAASSNAFILKFKHEIHCQMAMDNNRFIETITHALQELTGNRYLVLGVPEDQWTSIRENFLSTQHNVEGESTESKSEEEPHIAEAKNLFGAEFVEIVD from the coding sequence TTGGCTTATCAGGCTTTATATCGTGTTTGGCGTCCTCAGGCATTTATTGATGTAGTAGGACAAGAACATGTAACCAAAACATTACAGAACGCTCTACTTCAACAAAAAATCTCTCATGCCTATTTATTTAACGGACCGCGAGGAACTGGTAAAACTAGTGCAGCTAAAATTTTGGCGAAGGCAGTAAATTGCGAACGAGCACCGATTTCTGAACCCTGCAATGAATGTGCAGCCTGTAAGGGAATTACGAATGGAACGATATCGGACGTGCTTGAATTTGACGCTGCCTCCAACTCCAGGGTAGAAGAAATGCGAGATGTTCTAGATAAGGTAAAGTTTGCTCCTACCTCGGTGAAATACAAGGTCTATATTATTGATGAAGTGCATATGCTATCGATTAGTGCCTTTAATGCATTATTGAAAACTTTGGAGGAGCCGCCCAAGCATGTTATTTTTATATTAGCAACAACTGAGCCGCATAAAATACCATTAACGATTATCTCTAGGTGTCAACGATTTGATTTTAGACGAATTACGGCACAATCTATTGTAAATCGTATGAAGCTAATCGTAGATGAAACCGGAGTTAATTGTGAAGAAGACGCATTAAAGATGATTGCTAGAGCGGCTGAAGGTGGTATGCGGGATGCATTAAGTCTATTAGACCAAGCTATTTCCTTTAGTCAGGAAGTAGTAACGGTTGAAGATGCATTAACCGTAACAGGTTCTGTTTCTCAAGGTTTTTTAAACAAGCTAGCGAGAGCTGTTCTTGAGAAGGATGTAGCCAGTGGTTTAGAAGCTTTAGAGGAATTATTATTTCATGGTAAAGATCCATCACGATTTATAGAGGATTTTATTTTATACTATCGAGATATGCTGCTATACAAAACAGCACCAAATCTTGAAGAATCATTAGATAGAGTCTTGTTGGATGAGGAGTTCCGTCAAATCGCTGAGGCTGTACCCTATGATCAAATATATCAACTTATAGAATTGTTAAATAAAACCCAACAGGATATGCGTTGGACAAACCACCCGAGAATATTTCTAGAAGTTGCAATTGTTAAGTTGTGTCAAACGGAAGGAAAGCAGGTAGAGCAGCTACCTTCTGGACAAATAGCTCAACTTCTAACCAAGATAGAACATCTTGAGCATGAAGTGCAACAGCTTAAAACGAATGGACCTGTTGTTGTTGGAGAGGCAGCACCGCAGACGACACAAAAACCTGCACAAAGATCTTCAAGAAAAGGATTCCAGCCAGCAGTTGGAAGAATCAATGAAGTATTAAAGAATGCAACAAAGAATGACTTAACTCAAATTAAAAGCAGGTGGGGTGAAATGAGAGGACGTTTAATGAAATCTCATGCAGCCTTACTAAATGAAGCGGAGCCAGCAGCTGCTTCAAGCAATGCTTTTATTTTAAAATTTAAACATGAAATTCACTGTCAAATGGCAATGGATAATAACCGGTTTATCGAAACGATTACTCATGCTCTTCAAGAACTAACAGGAAATAGGTATCTCGTGTTAGGGGTACCAGAAGACCAATGGACATCGATTCGAGAAAACTTCTTAAGCACTCAGCATAACGTTGAAGGTGAATCTACTGAATCAAAATCAGAAGAAGAACCGCATATTGCGGAAGCTAAAAACTTATTTGGTGCTGAATTCGTAGAAATAGTTGATTAA
- a CDS encoding glycoside hydrolase family 18 protein produces MQIHIVKSNESLTTIARAYNTTVNDIVEANDIPNPNNLVVGQAMVIPIVGSFYYVQPGDSLWSIGQKVGVPYQQIASVNRISLNQQLYVGFRLYIPQAPKRRAEFNAYVEPRGTSVAPILESSAREAAPYLTYLAPFSFQALRDGSLKEPLLNNFPAIARANRNVLMMVINNQENDQFSDELGRILLNDIPIQDRFLNNIVATAKKYGFRDIHFDFEFLRPADREAYNAFLRKAKARFQREGWLMSTALAPKTSATQKGKWYEGHDYRAHGQIADFVVIMTYEWGYSGGPAMAVSPIDQVRRVLEYAITEMPPNKIMMGQNLYGYDWTLPFVQGSVAKAVSPQQAIELAARYKVQIQYDTKAQAPFFRYTAEDGKRHEVWFEDARSIQAKFNLIKELKIRGMSYWKLGLAFPQNWLLIVENFNVVKRG; encoded by the coding sequence ATGCAAATTCATATTGTGAAAAGTAACGAATCATTAACGACCATCGCCAGGGCATACAATACGACGGTTAATGATATTGTTGAAGCAAATGACATCCCTAATCCAAATAATCTTGTCGTCGGTCAAGCAATGGTTATTCCAATCGTAGGCAGTTTTTATTATGTACAGCCTGGAGATAGTCTGTGGTCAATTGGACAAAAAGTAGGTGTACCCTATCAACAGATTGCTTCCGTTAATCGTATTTCCTTAAACCAACAGCTTTATGTTGGCTTTCGGCTTTATATCCCACAAGCACCAAAGAGAAGGGCAGAATTTAATGCTTATGTAGAACCCCGCGGCACCTCTGTGGCCCCAATCCTAGAAAGCAGCGCACGGGAAGCAGCACCCTATTTAACTTACCTAGCCCCATTTAGTTTTCAAGCTCTTCGGGATGGATCATTAAAGGAACCCTTATTAAATAATTTTCCAGCCATTGCGAGAGCCAATCGGAATGTTTTAATGATGGTCATCAATAACCAAGAAAATGATCAATTTAGCGATGAATTAGGCCGTATTTTACTTAATGATATCCCGATTCAAGATAGATTCTTAAATAATATTGTGGCTACTGCAAAGAAATACGGTTTTCGAGATATTCATTTTGATTTTGAATTTTTACGGCCCGCAGACCGTGAAGCCTATAACGCATTTTTACGAAAAGCAAAAGCACGGTTCCAAAGGGAAGGCTGGTTAATGTCAACTGCCCTTGCCCCTAAAACAAGTGCTACACAAAAGGGAAAGTGGTATGAAGGCCATGACTATCGGGCACACGGTCAGATCGCTGATTTTGTTGTTATTATGACCTACGAGTGGGGCTACAGTGGAGGTCCTGCCATGGCTGTTTCCCCCATAGATCAGGTTCGAAGAGTGTTAGAATATGCGATAACGGAAATGCCCCCGAATAAAATTATGATGGGACAGAACTTATATGGATACGACTGGACACTTCCATTTGTTCAAGGCTCTGTGGCAAAAGCAGTAAGTCCACAACAAGCGATTGAACTTGCAGCTAGGTACAAGGTTCAGATCCAGTATGATACTAAAGCACAGGCTCCTTTCTTCCGATATACTGCTGAAGATGGCAAGCGGCATGAGGTTTGGTTTGAGGATGCCCGCTCTATTCAGGCAAAGTTTAATTTGATTAAAGAGCTAAAGATTCGAGGAATGAGTTACTGGAAGCTGGGCTTGGCATTTCCACAAAATTGGCTACTAATTGTCGAGAATTTCAATGTGGTAAAAAGAGGTTAA
- the pdxS gene encoding pyridoxal 5'-phosphate synthase lyase subunit PdxS — MKTGTDRVKRGMAEMQKGGVIMDVVNAEQAKIAEEAGAVAVMALERVPSDIRAAGGVARMADPRIIEEVLNAVSIPVMAKARIGHIVEARVLEAMGVDYIDESEVLTPADEEYHLYKSDFTVPFVCGCRDLGEAARRIGEGASMLRTKGEPGTGNIVEAVRHMRKVNGQVRKVVGMNEDELMTEAKLLGAPFELLLEIKRLGRLPVVNFAAGGVATPADAALMMQLGADGVFVGSGIFKSENPALFAKAIVEAVTHYQDYKLIAELSKNLGTPMKGIEISSLAPEARMQDRGW, encoded by the coding sequence GTGAAAACAGGTACGGATCGAGTTAAACGAGGAATGGCTGAAATGCAAAAGGGCGGCGTCATCATGGACGTTGTTAATGCAGAGCAGGCAAAAATTGCTGAAGAGGCAGGCGCGGTGGCGGTAATGGCATTAGAGCGTGTACCATCGGACATTCGTGCAGCTGGCGGTGTTGCCAGAATGGCTGATCCTAGAATTATTGAAGAAGTACTAAATGCAGTATCAATCCCTGTAATGGCGAAAGCTAGAATTGGCCATATTGTTGAAGCACGTGTGCTTGAAGCGATGGGCGTTGACTATATTGATGAGAGTGAAGTTTTAACTCCAGCTGATGAAGAGTATCATTTATATAAAAGCGATTTTACAGTTCCGTTTGTTTGCGGCTGCCGTGACCTTGGCGAAGCTGCCCGCAGGATTGGTGAAGGGGCTTCAATGCTTCGTACGAAGGGTGAACCTGGAACAGGAAACATCGTTGAGGCCGTCCGCCATATGCGCAAGGTAAATGGACAGGTTCGTAAAGTAGTTGGAATGAATGAAGATGAGCTTATGACAGAAGCAAAACTATTAGGTGCACCATTTGAATTACTTCTTGAAATTAAACGTCTAGGACGCCTTCCTGTAGTTAACTTTGCAGCTGGCGGCGTTGCTACACCTGCTGATGCTGCACTTATGATGCAGTTAGGTGCAGATGGAGTATTTGTAGGTTCTGGTATTTTTAAATCAGAGAATCCTGCTTTATTCGCAAAAGCCATTGTTGAAGCAGTGACTCATTACCAAGACTATAAATTAATTGCTGAGCTTTCTAAGAACCTAGGAACACCAATGAAAGGTATTGAAATTTCGTCTCTAGCTCCCGAAGCACGCATGCAAGACAGAGGTTGGTAG
- the tadA gene encoding tRNA adenosine(34) deaminase TadA, translating into MEKFSDEYYMNEAIKEARKAESLAEVPIGAIIVIDGKIISRAHNLRESKQSAIAHAEVLAIEKACQETGSWRLDNAHLYVTLEPCPMCSGAIILSRVKRVVYGAKDPKGGCAGTLMNLLQDERFNHQSQVTTGVLEKECGQLLSDFFRKLREERKIAKKQSLQ; encoded by the coding sequence ATTGAAAAATTTTCAGATGAATATTATATGAACGAAGCCATTAAGGAAGCAAGAAAGGCAGAATCTCTAGCAGAGGTGCCGATTGGAGCAATTATCGTTATCGATGGGAAAATTATTTCCCGTGCACATAATTTACGAGAGAGTAAACAAAGCGCAATAGCCCATGCAGAAGTTTTGGCTATTGAAAAAGCATGTCAAGAAACAGGTTCATGGCGGTTGGACAATGCGCATCTTTATGTAACACTAGAACCTTGCCCTATGTGTTCAGGTGCGATTATTCTATCTAGGGTAAAAAGAGTAGTGTATGGTGCAAAAGATCCAAAGGGGGGCTGCGCAGGAACCCTTATGAATCTCTTACAGGATGAGCGGTTTAATCATCAAAGTCAGGTAACCACTGGTGTATTGGAAAAAGAGTGTGGTCAACTGCTATCAGACTTCTTTCGCAAGCTTCGAGAGGAAAGGAAGATAGCAAAAAAACAATCTTTACAATAA
- the pdxT gene encoding pyridoxal 5'-phosphate synthase glutaminase subunit PdxT, with product MVKIGVLALQGAVREHVRSVEECGAEGIAIKKVEQLKEVDGLILPGGESTAMRRLIDKYSFMDALKEFAAEGKPMFGTCAGLILLAKNLVGQEPHIGVMDITVERNSFGRQVDSFEADLAIKDVAENFPAVFIRAPHIVEAGSEVEILSKHNDRIVAAREGQYLGCSFHPELTDSHDLTAYFVDMVKESKAKQLV from the coding sequence ATGGTTAAGATAGGAGTACTCGCCTTACAAGGTGCTGTCCGCGAGCATGTACGTTCTGTTGAGGAATGTGGTGCAGAGGGAATCGCCATTAAGAAGGTTGAACAGTTAAAAGAAGTAGATGGACTCATCCTTCCTGGCGGTGAAAGTACTGCAATGAGAAGATTGATTGATAAATATAGCTTTATGGACGCATTGAAGGAATTTGCTGCTGAAGGTAAACCTATGTTTGGTACCTGTGCAGGTCTTATTCTTTTGGCCAAAAATCTTGTTGGCCAAGAGCCGCATATTGGCGTGATGGACATTACAGTTGAACGCAATTCCTTTGGACGCCAAGTCGATAGCTTTGAGGCAGACCTCGCGATTAAAGATGTAGCTGAGAACTTCCCTGCGGTCTTTATTCGTGCACCGCACATCGTTGAGGCTGGCTCAGAAGTTGAGATCCTTTCAAAGCATAATGATCGAATTGTTGCTGCTCGAGAAGGTCAATATCTTGGATGTTCCTTCCATCCGGAATTAACAGATAGCCATGACCTTACGGCTTACTTTGTTGACATGGTAAAGGAATCAAAAGCAAAACAATTGGTATAA
- the serS gene encoding serine--tRNA ligase yields MLDIKLLRANFAEVKEKLQHRGEDLTDLGKFEDLDQRRRDLIVEAEQLKSKRNEVSQQVAALKREKADADHLIIEMREVGERIKVLDEELRSVEETLDLLLMSIPNIPHESVPIGETEDENIEIRKWGHVRDFDFEAKPHWDVADHLGILDFERAGKVTGSRFVFYKGLGARLERALMNFMLDLHVDEHGYKEILPPYMVNRASMTGTGQLPKFAEDAFLIENEDYFLIPTAEVPVTNLHRDEILSGDELPIRFAAYSACFRSEAGSAGRDTRGLIRQHQFNKVELVKFVKPEDSYEELEKLTSDAERVLQLLELPYRVLSMCTGDLGFTAAKKYDIEVWIPSYGTYREISSCSNFEAFQARRANIRFRRDPKAKPEHVHTLNGSGLAIGRTVAAILENYQQEDGSVVIPKVLRPYMGNKEVIAPE; encoded by the coding sequence ATGTTAGATATTAAGTTGTTACGAGCTAATTTTGCAGAGGTAAAGGAAAAGCTTCAGCATCGTGGAGAGGACTTAACCGACCTTGGTAAATTTGAGGACCTAGACCAGCGAAGACGTGATTTAATCGTTGAGGCTGAACAATTGAAGAGCAAGCGAAATGAAGTTTCCCAGCAGGTAGCTGCTTTAAAGCGTGAAAAAGCAGATGCTGACCATCTTATTATTGAAATGCGTGAGGTGGGTGAAAGGATTAAAGTTTTGGATGAGGAGCTCCGCAGTGTCGAAGAAACCCTAGACTTATTGTTAATGAGCATTCCAAATATTCCTCACGAAAGTGTTCCAATTGGTGAAACAGAGGATGAAAACATAGAAATTAGAAAATGGGGACATGTTCGTGACTTCGACTTTGAAGCGAAGCCGCACTGGGACGTTGCGGACCATCTAGGTATCCTTGACTTTGAACGTGCGGGCAAGGTTACAGGAAGCCGCTTCGTTTTTTATAAAGGCCTTGGGGCACGTTTAGAGCGCGCACTTATGAACTTTATGTTGGATTTGCATGTCGATGAACATGGCTATAAGGAAATCTTACCGCCATATATGGTAAACCGTGCGAGTATGACGGGTACAGGGCAATTGCCAAAATTTGCAGAAGATGCGTTTTTAATTGAAAATGAAGATTATTTTTTAATTCCGACAGCAGAGGTGCCTGTCACCAACCTCCACCGCGATGAAATATTAAGCGGAGATGAGCTCCCAATTCGCTTTGCGGCTTACAGCGCATGTTTCCGTTCTGAGGCTGGCTCTGCGGGACGTGATACTCGTGGATTAATTCGTCAACATCAGTTCAACAAGGTGGAACTTGTAAAGTTTGTGAAACCGGAAGATTCTTATGAAGAGCTTGAGAAGTTGACAAGTGATGCAGAGCGTGTTCTGCAATTACTTGAATTACCTTATCGTGTGTTGAGCATGTGTACGGGCGACCTTGGCTTTACAGCTGCGAAAAAGTACGATATTGAGGTATGGATACCGAGCTATGGAACATACCGTGAAATTTCTTCTTGCAGTAACTTTGAGGCATTTCAAGCCCGTCGTGCTAATATAAGATTCCGCCGTGACCCAAAAGCTAAACCAGAACATGTTCATACCTTAAATGGATCTGGTTTAGCAATTGGAAGAACTGTCGCCGCTATCCTAGAAAATTACCAGCAAGAGGATGGCAGTGTAGTTATTCCTAAGGTATTACGTCCATATATGGGGAATAAAGAAGTTATCGCGCCAGAATAA
- a CDS encoding deoxynucleoside kinase has protein sequence MGYTPFITVEGPIGVGKTSLAKAISDQFNFALLKEIVDENPFLGKFYDNIEEWSFQTEMFFLCNRYKQLGDINTHYLSKSQAVVADYHILKNLIFAQRTLNPDEYQKYYKIYQLLTEDMPKPNVIIYLNASLDTLLRRIKTRGREVEKNISPLYLEQLSIDYEQTITRFEQSHPEIPVLRFNGDELDFVKNEDDLHYIIEKLIGSLKKSSTTNIR, from the coding sequence ATGGGGTATACTCCCTTTATTACCGTTGAAGGGCCGATTGGTGTAGGTAAGACATCTCTTGCAAAAGCCATTTCAGATCAATTTAATTTTGCTTTATTAAAAGAGATTGTTGACGAAAATCCATTTTTGGGAAAGTTTTATGACAATATTGAAGAGTGGAGTTTCCAAACAGAAATGTTTTTTCTTTGCAATCGCTATAAGCAATTAGGGGATATTAATACCCACTACTTAAGTAAAAGTCAGGCTGTAGTTGCAGATTATCATATTTTAAAGAACTTAATTTTTGCACAGAGGACTTTAAACCCTGATGAATATCAAAAATACTACAAAATATATCAGCTCCTTACAGAAGACATGCCAAAGCCAAATGTGATTATTTATCTTAATGCAAGTTTAGATACTCTTCTAAGACGAATTAAAACACGAGGACGCGAAGTAGAAAAAAATATCAGCCCCTTATATTTAGAGCAGCTTTCGATTGACTACGAACAAACCATAACGCGCTTTGAGCAATCACATCCAGAAATTCCTGTTCTTCGTTTTAATGGTGATGAATTAGATTTTGTTAAAAATGAAGATGATTTACATTATATTATTGAAAAGCTTATAGGCTCATTAAAGAAAAGCAGCACGACAAACATACGATAA
- a CDS encoding deoxynucleoside kinase, whose product MSIVIGGMIGLGKTSVADTLNAHFKRNGIESKVFYEAVDDNPILPLYYELTPKELDARRIPFLLQLFFLNKRFKTVKDCVSWREPIYTIQDRSIYEDWYFAYVNKNLGRISELEFKIYEDLVENMMEELNELPKKAPDLMVYLKGSFDTVIDRIMARGRSFEINPELKEYYFEVWKGYDEWVINNYNASDVLIIDMDNTDVIKRPEDAIRVCREVDERLKEILNITKAHIG is encoded by the coding sequence GTGAGTATCGTTATTGGTGGTATGATAGGTCTTGGAAAAACAAGTGTGGCTGACACATTAAATGCACATTTTAAAAGAAATGGAATTGAGAGTAAGGTTTTTTATGAAGCTGTTGATGATAATCCAATTCTTCCGCTTTATTATGAATTAACACCTAAAGAACTAGATGCAAGAAGAATTCCTTTCCTTTTACAATTATTTTTCTTAAATAAACGTTTTAAAACAGTTAAAGATTGCGTGAGTTGGAGAGAACCTATTTACACGATACAAGATCGCTCCATTTATGAAGATTGGTACTTTGCTTATGTAAACAAAAATCTAGGCAGGATTTCTGAACTAGAATTTAAAATATATGAAGATCTTGTTGAAAACATGATGGAAGAGTTAAATGAACTTCCTAAAAAGGCTCCTGATTTAATGGTTTATTTAAAAGGTTCCTTTGATACCGTAATTGATCGTATTATGGCCCGAGGCCGAAGCTTTGAAATTAATCCTGAACTAAAAGAGTATTATTTTGAAGTTTGGAAGGGTTATGACGAATGGGTTATTAATAACTACAATGCCAGTGATGTTTTGATTATTGACATGGATAATACTGATGTTATTAAAAGACCAGAAGATGCGATAAGAGTTTGTCGTGAAGTGGATGAGCGATTAAAAGAAATCTTAAATATAACAAAGGCACATATTGGTTAA
- a CDS encoding YbaB/EbfC family nucleoid-associated protein, whose translation MMRGGMGNMQNMMKQMQKMQKKMAEAQEELGQQKIEGTAGGGMVTVIVTGHKEVVDVQIKPEAVDPDDIEMLQDLVLAATNDALKKVEELTNNTMGQFTKGMNLPF comes from the coding sequence ATTATGCGTGGTGGAATGGGAAATATGCAAAATATGATGAAACAAATGCAAAAAATGCAAAAGAAAATGGCTGAGGCTCAAGAAGAATTAGGGCAGCAGAAGATTGAAGGAACAGCTGGCGGAGGCATGGTGACTGTTATTGTTACAGGTCATAAAGAAGTAGTAGATGTACAAATTAAGCCAGAAGCGGTAGACCCAGACGATATTGAAATGCTGCAAGACCTTGTATTAGCTGCAACAAACGATGCATTGAAGAAGGTAGAAGAGCTCACAAACAATACGATGGGCCAATTTACAAAAGGAATGAATCTGCCTTTTTAA
- the recR gene encoding recombination mediator RecR produces MHYPEPISKLIDGFMKLPGIGPKTAARLAFHVLSMKEDTVLDFAKALVNAKRNLSYCSVCGHITDQDPCYICDDQRRDKSTICVVQDPKDVIAMEKMKDFNGMYHVLHGSISPMDGIGPEDINIPDLLKRLHDETVQEVILATNANIEGEATAMYISRLLKPSGIKITRIAHGLPVGGDLEYADEVTLSKALEGRREI; encoded by the coding sequence ATGCATTATCCAGAACCGATTTCTAAATTGATTGACGGCTTTATGAAGCTGCCTGGTATTGGACCGAAAACTGCTGCCCGGCTGGCTTTTCATGTGTTAAGTATGAAGGAAGATACTGTGCTGGATTTTGCTAAAGCACTTGTAAATGCCAAGCGGAATTTATCCTACTGTTCTGTCTGTGGGCATATAACAGATCAGGATCCATGCTACATATGTGATGACCAGCGTCGGGATAAGAGTACTATTTGTGTTGTTCAAGATCCAAAGGATGTCATTGCGATGGAAAAAATGAAGGATTTCAATGGTATGTACCATGTCCTGCATGGTTCAATTTCACCTATGGATGGAATAGGTCCTGAGGATATTAATATTCCTGACCTATTAAAGCGTCTTCACGATGAAACCGTACAAGAAGTGATCTTAGCCACGAATGCAAATATCGAGGGAGAAGCCACTGCGATGTATATTTCACGGTTGCTTAAACCATCAGGTATTAAAATTACAAGGATTGCTCACGGACTTCCTGTTGGAGGAGATCTAGAATACGCAGATGAAGTTACTTTATCAAAGGCTCTAGAAGGAAGAAGAGAGATTTAG